From Ananas comosus cultivar F153 linkage group 8, ASM154086v1, whole genome shotgun sequence, one genomic window encodes:
- the LOC109714420 gene encoding sterol 3-beta-glucosyltransferase UGT80A2-like isoform X3, producing MSMKRHPLSIQGHTHVAEALKVPIHVFFTMPWTPTSEFPHPLSRVKQPAAYRLSYQIVDTTIWLGIRDIINDFRKKKLKLRPITYLSGPHSTEDIPYGYIWSPHLVPKPKDWGPKIDVVGFCFLDLASNYQPPESLVKWLESGEKPIYIGFGSLPVQEPEKMTKIIVEALQITGQRGIINKGWGGLGDLAEPEDFVYLLDNVPHDWLFLQCKAVVHHGGAGTTAAGLKAACPTTVIPFFGDQPFWGDRVHARGLGPPPIPVEEFSLEKLVGAIKFMLDPQVKERALELAKAMETEDGVTGAVKAFFKHLPSQLPSRHSPPPSSSVDPFLGPFRRCLGCLPDS from the exons ATGAGCATGAAGAGACACCCATTAAGCATCCAAG GACATACCCATGTGGCAGAGGCTTTGAAAGTACCAATTCATGTATTTTTTACAATGCCTTGGAC GCCCACTAGTGAATTTCCGCATCCTCTTTCTCGCGTCAAGCAACCAGCTGCTTATAGG CTTTCGTATCAAATTGTTGACACTACGATTTGGCTTGGAATACGGGACATAATTAATGATTTCCGGAAAAAGAAGTTAAAGTTGCGACCTATCACGTACCTAAGTGGTCCACATTCTACTGAGGACATCCCTTATGGATATATCTGGAGCCCACATCTTGTACCTAAACCAAAAG ATTGGGGTCCCAAGATTGATGTAGTTGGTTTTTGTTTCCTTGATCTTGCATCAAATTATCAACCTCCTGAATCACTAGTGAAATGGCTTGAATCTGGTGAAAAGCCTATCTACATCGGATTCGGTAGCCTT CCAGTTCAAGAACCAGAAAAGATGACTAAAATCATTGTTGAGGCACTTCAAATCACTGGACAGAGAGGCATCATCAACAAGGGCTGGGGTGGACTAGGGGATT TGGCAGAACCAGAAGATTTTGTATATCTGCTGGACAATGTCCCCCATGATTGGCTTTTCTTGCAGTGTAAGGCGGTG GTGCATCATGGCGGTGCTGGAACAACTGCTGCTGGCCTCAAAGCAGCG TGTCCAACTACTGTAATACCGTTCTTTGGCGACCAACCATTTTGGGGAGATCGGGTGCATGCTCGAGGGTTAGGGCCCCCGCCCATACCTGTTGAAGAATTTTCACTGGAAAAGTTGGTCGGTGCGATAAAGTTTATGCTGGATCCTCAG GTGAAAGAGCGAGCTCTCGAGTTGGCGAAGGCAATGGAAACAGAAGATGGCGTGACCGGGGCGGTGAAAGCATTCTTCAAGCATCTCCCCTCCCAATTGCCATCTCGGCATTCTCCGCCGCCGTCGAGCTCTGTGGATCCTTTTCTGGGTCCCTTCAGGAGATGTTTGGGTTGTTTGCCTGATTCTTga
- the LOC109714430 gene encoding 3-ketoacyl-CoA thiolase 2, peroxisomal-like, which yields MEKAINRQRILLRHLQPSPSSDPSTILSGSICSAGDSAAYQRSSCFGDDVVIVGACRTAICKSRRGGFKDTLPEDLLAPLLKVLIDKTKVDPSEVGDIVVGTVLAPGSQRAIECRMAAFYAGFPDTVPLRTVNRQCSSGLQAVADVAAAIRAGFYDIGIAAGLESMTVNSVKYDWKINPKIELFAQARDCLLPMGITSENVAHRFGVTRQEQDQAAVESHRRAGAAAAAGKFKEEIIPIATKIVDPKTGEEKQIIVSADDGIRPDTSLSVLTKLKPAFSKDGSTTAGNASQVSDGAGAVLLMRRDVALQKGLPILGIFRSFAAVGVDPAVMGVGPAVAIPAAVKAAGLQIDDIDLFEINEAFASQYVHCCKKLDLDPEKVNVNGGAIALGHPLGATGARCVSTLLNEMKRRGKDSRFGVISMCIGSGMGAAAVFERGDAVDQLSNAKSIQSINLLSKDVL from the exons atggAGAAGGCCATTAACAGGCAAAGgatcctcctccgccacctccaaCCATCTCCCTCCTCCGATCCTTCCACAATCCTCTCA GGTTCGATTTGTTCTGCTGGGGATAGCGCCGCGTATCAGAGGAGCTCGTGCTTCGGCGATGATGTCGTTATTGTGGG ggCTTGTAGAACTGCAATTTGTAAGTCCAGAAGAGGAGGCTTTAAGGATACACTTCCGGAGGACCTCTTAGCACCTCTTCTTaag GTATTAATTGATAAGACGAAAGTGGACCCAAGTGAAGTTGGTGAtattgttgttggcactgtctTAGCTCCAGGATCCCAAAGAGCAATTGAATGCAGGATGGCAGCATTTTATGCTGGTTTTCCTG ACACAGTTCCTCTTAGAACTGTAAATCGACAATGTTCATCTGGGCTTCAGGCAGTCGCAGATGTTGCTGCTGCTATTAGAGCTGGCTTCTACGATATTG GTATTGCTGCTGGGTTGGAATCCATGACTGTAAATTCAGTTAAATATGATTGGAAAATCAATCCCAAA ATAGAACTTTTCGCTCAAGCCCGTGACTGCCTTCTTCCCATGGGCATTACGTCAGAAAATGTTGCACATCGTTTTGGTGTAACACGACAGGAGCAAGATCAAGCTGCA GTTGAATCTCATAGACGGGCAGGAGCAGCAGCGGCTGCTGGCAAATTCAAAGAGGAAATTATTCCGATTGCTACTAAG ATTGTAGATCCAAAAACTGGGGAGGAAAAGCAAATTATTGTCTCTGCTGATGATGGAATTCGACCTGATACATCATTGTCTGTCCTCACAAAGCTAAAACCCGCGTTTAGTAAAGATGGCAGCACTACTGCTG GCAATGCTAGCCAAGTGAGTGATGGTGCCGGAGCTGTTCTCCTCATGAGAAGAGATGTAGCTTTGCAAAAGGGGCTTCCAATACTCGGAATTTTCAG GAGTTTCGCTGCAGTTGGTGTTGATCCTGCAGTGATGGGTGTTGGCCCTGCTGTTGCAATACCTGCTGCGGTGAAAGCTGCTGGTCTTCAGATTGATGATATTGACCTTTTTGAAATAAATGAG GCTTTTGCCTCCCAATATGTGCACTGCTGCAAAAAGCTGGATCTGGACCCAGAAAAGGTCAACGTTAATGGGGGTGCAATCGCTCTTGGGCATCCACTGGGTGCTACAG GTGCACGCTGTGTGAGCACTCTTCTAAACGAAATGAAGCGCAGGGGCAAAGACTCTAGGTTTGGAGTGATTTCCATGTGCATAG GCTCGGGGATGGGTGCTGCAGCTGTTTTCGAGCGAGGGGATGCCGTCGATCAGCTCAGCAATGCCAAGAGTATCCAGTCCATCAACTTGCTATCCAAGGATGTTCTGTAA